One genomic region from Caloenas nicobarica isolate bCalNic1 chromosome 22, bCalNic1.hap1, whole genome shotgun sequence encodes:
- the MIB2 gene encoding E3 ubiquitin-protein ligase MIB2 isoform X4 — protein MGIGSCFNRTSDPLFTITVLVSPRQNLTRITLKGTFQGAKVVRGPDWEWGNQDGGEGKTGRVVDIRGWDVETGRSVASVMWSDGTTNVYRVGHKGKVDLKCTVEASGGFYYKEHLPKLGKPAELQRKESTDRHPFQHGDKVKCLLDIDILREMQEGHGGWNPKMAEGVSPTFFFPPYQKFIGQTGTVHRITDRGDVRVQFNSETRWTFHPGALTKLNTFWVGDVVRVIDDMETVKRFQPGHGEWTDEMAPTLGHIGKVIKVYGDGDLRVSVGGQSWTFNPACLTAYQRDEEANLMTTENTKESKSTLITVLEKLLSQKTELEHAGCLVICAALNNSAKVRELLQKYPDKVDTKNQGRTALQIASYQGHLDVVKILLQAHANVNLRDEEGDTALHYAAFGNQAEVARVLIGKGASADLLNNAKCTALYVAVSQGFTEVVRTLCELNCDVNLPDSQGDTPLHYAITADYTVVIEILTEVPNIDFTVQNCQGFNLLHYSALKGNKLAIKNILARARQLVDSKKEDGFTALHLAALNNHKEVAEILIKEGRCDVNLKNNRNQTPLHLAVIQGHVGMVQLLVSEGSDVNAEDEDGDTAMHIALERQQLMSVMMEKREGEMGLSLLSKLQASGILGNVELNVGTAIACYLAQEGADINYANHRGKSPLDLITDGRIVQIVKDFSQKFREQQVSSDSSAVTCSLRRVHTTPNTMTNLSVSSVAVPTECLVCSELALLIHFFPCQHSIVCEECSRRMKKCIKCQVTITKKLKQDSTEVECSPSLESTDQRKLMEELQNRYRQMEERITCPICIDDQIKLVFQCGHGSCPDCSTALTVCPICRQAIRERIQIFV, from the exons ATGGGAATTGGAAGCTGCTTTAACAGGACATCAGACCCCCTGTTTACTATCAc aGTTCTGGTGAGTCCTCGACAGAATTTGACTCGCATCACATTAAAAGGGACTTTTCAGGGAGCTAAAGTAGTCCGTGGCCCTGACTGGGAGTGGGGTAACCAGGATG GTGGTGAAGGTAAAACTGGACGCGTGGTCGATATTCGTGGCTGGGATGTGGAGACTGGACGCAGTGTGGCCAGCGTCATGTGGTCTGATGGCACCACAAATGTCTACAGGGTTGGACACAAGGGAAAAGTGGACCTGAAATGCACCGTGGAGGCATCTGGTGGCTTTTACTACAAAGAGCATCTCCCAAAATTAG GAAAACCAGCtgaactgcagaggaaagaaagcacAGACAGGCACCCGTTCCAGCACGGGGACAAAGTGAAGTGCCTGCTGGACATCGACATCTTGCGGGAGATGCAGGAGGGCCATGGTGGCTGGAATCCGAAAATGGCTGAG GGGGTTTcccctactttttttttccccccttatcAAAAGTTCATTGGCCAGACAGGGACTGTGCACAGAATCACGGACAGAGGGGACGTGAGGGTCCAGTTCAACAGTGAAACCCGCTGGACGTTCCATCCTGGAGCTCTGACAAAG cTCAACACCTTTTGGGTTGGTGATGTTGTCCGAGTGATAGATGATATGGAAACAGTGAAGCGATTCCAACCTGGTCATGGGGAGTGGACAGATGAAATGGCACCT ACCCTGGGGCACATCGGCAAAGTGATCAAGGTGTATGGGGATGGAGATTTGCGAGTCTCGGTTGGAGGGCAGTCCTGGACGTTTAACCCGGCTTGCCTGACAGCCTACCAGAGAGATGAGGAAGCAAACCTCATGACAACAGAGAACACAAAGGAATCCAAAA GTACTTTAATTACTGTATTGGAGAAGCTGCTGTCCCAGAAGACGGAGTTGGAGCACGCAGGGTGCCTGGTCATTTGTGCGGCGCTCAACAACTCCGCTAAAGTCCGGGAGCTCCTTCAGAAGTACCCAGACAAG GTCGACACCAAGAACCAGGGCAGGACGGCCCTGCAGATTGCTTCTTACCAGGGACATCTGGATGTCGTGAAGATTCTGCTGCAGGCACACGCCAACGTCAACCTAAGGGATGAAGAGGGGGATACAGCCCTGCACTACGCAGCTTTTGG AAACCAAGCTGAGGTTGCCCGTGTGCTTATTGGTAAAGGAGCCAGTGCAGACCTGTTAAACAACGCAAAGTGCACAGCATTGTATGTTGCTGTCAGTCAAGGATTCACAGAGGTCGTGCGGACCCTCTGCGAGCTCAACTGCGATGTCAACCTCCCA GATTCCCAGGGAGACACCCCTCTGCATTACGCTATCACTGCAGATTACACAGTCGTTATTGAGATTCTCACTGAAGTACCCAACATCGACTTCACTGTCCAGAATTGCCAGGGCTTCAACCTGCTCCACTATTCTGCTCTGAAAGGCAACAAGCT AGCCATAAAGAATATTCTAGCAAGAGCTCGGCAGCTGGTTGACTCCAAAAAGGAAGATGGCTTCACCGCCCTGCACCTTGCTGCTCTCAACAATCACAAAGAAGTGGCAGAAATTCTCATCAAAGAG GGTCGCTGCGATGTCAACCTCAAGAACAACCGTAACCAGACGCCGCTGCACCTGGCTGTCATCCAGGGACACGTGGGGATGGTGCAGCTGCTGGTCAGCGAGGGCAGCGATGTCAATGCTGAAGATGAGGACGGGGACACAGCCATGCACATCGCCTTGGAACGGCAGCAGCTCATGTCCGTCATGATGGAGAAGCGCGAAGGGGAGATGGGGTTGTCCCTCCTTTCCAAG CTCCAGGCTTCTGGCATTCTTGGAAATGTAGAGCTGAATGTTGGAACTGCCATTGCATGCTACTTAGCACAAGAGGGAGCAGATATTAATTATGCAAACCATCGGGGAAAGTCTCCGTTAGACCTCATTACAGATGGAAGGATTGTCCAGATCGTCAAAGACTTCTCACAGAAATTCAG GGAACAGCAGGTTTCTTCAGACAGCTCAGCCGTCACCTGCAGCCTTCGCCGGGTGCACACCACCCCCAACACCATGACCAACCTTAGTGTCTCGAGTGTGGCGGTCCCCACAGAGTGCCTGGTCTGCTCGGAGCTGGCCTTGCTCATCCATTTCTTCCCCTGCCAGCACAGTATTGTGTGTGAAG AATGCTCCAGGAGGATGAAGAAGTGCATCAAATGTCAAGTGACAATAACCAAAAAACTGAAACAAG ACAGCACCGAGGTGGAGTGCAGCCCCAGCTTGGAATCCACCGACCAGAGGAAGCtcatggaggagctgcagaacCGCTACCGGCAGATGGAAGAGCGCATCACCTGCCCGATTTGCATCGACGACCAAATCAAACTGGTGTTCCAGTGCGGCCACGGCTCTTGCCCGgactgcagcacagccctcaccGTCTGCCCCATCTGCCGGCAGGCCATCCGGGAGAGGATCCAGATCTTCGTCTAA
- the MMP23B gene encoding matrix metalloproteinase-23 — MDQAEQVCADRRKSFLSADKKRSNGCRTMVGVFCIFPAVALLAVVGDPAGAAVQENQEDATSPGVHRASASALHSPAFPPQPPGRRKRYTITPGHLKWDHFNLTYKILSFPRNLISARDTRRGLAAAFRMWSEVSPFSFREVPRHVASDLKIGFYSINHTDCLESLIHHCFDGTTGELAHAFFPPHGEIHFDDHEYWILGNTRFSWKKGVWLTDLVHVAAHEIGHALGLMHSLNPSALMHINATLTGKKTISQDEVWGIHRLYGCKDRLSMCPSWAQKGFCEKRKKLMKKHCPSACDFCYEFPFPTVPPTLPPPRTKTKTVSEGRNVTFRCGQKIIHKKGKVYWYKDKELLEYSYPGYLSLNEDHMSIIANAINEGTYTCIVKKKERILTTYSWRIRLKH, encoded by the exons ATGGATCAAGCAGAACAAGTCTGTGCAGACAGAAGGAAGAGCTTCCTCTCAGCTGACAAGAAGAGGAGCAATGGCTGTAGGACCATGGTGGgggttttctgcattttccctgcGGTGGCTTTGCTGGCTGTTGTGGGAGacccagctggagctgcagttcaggaaaaTCAG gAAGATGCCACATCACCTGGAGTTCACAGAGCGAGCGCCTCTGCTTTGCACAGCCCGGCTTTCCCACCTCAGCCTCCGGGACGGAGAAAACGATACACGATCACCCCAGGGCACCTGAAATGGGACCACTTCAACTTGACGTACAA GATCTTGTCCTTCCCGAGAAACCTCATCAGCGCCAGGGACACGCGCAGGGGCCTGGCAGCCGCCTTCCGAATGTGGAGTGAAGTTTCGCCGTTCAGCTTCAGAGAAGTGCCGCGCCACGTAGCCAGTGACCTGAAAATAG gCTTCTACTCAATCAACCACACGGACTGTCTGGAGTCCCTGATCCACCACTGCTTCGACGGCACCACCGGGGAACTCGCCCACGCCTTCTTCCCGCCCCACGGGGAAATCCATTTCGATGACCACGAGTACTGGATCCTGGGGAACACTCggttcagctggaaaaaag GCGTCTGGCTCACGGACCTGGTCCACGTCGCAGCTCACGAAATCGGACACGCCTTGGGCCTCATGCACTCCCTGAACCCCAGCGCCCTCATGCACATCAACGCCACCTTGACCGGGAAAAAGACCATTTCTCAGGATGAAGTCTGGGGAATCCACAGGCTGTACG gATGTAAAGACAGATTATCCATGTGCCCATCATGGGCACAAAAAGGTTTCTGTGAGAAACGCAAGAAGTTGATGAAAAAGCACTGTCCGTCTGCCTGCGACTTCTGCTACG AATTCCCATTTCCAACGGTCCCCCCTACGCTGCCCCCGCCAAGGACAAAAACCAAGACTGTGTCTGAAGGCAGGAACGTCACCTTCCGCTGCGGACAGAAGATCATtcataaaaaaggcaaagtttA cTGGTATAAAGACAAAGAGCTGCTGGAATACTCATATCCAGGTTACTTATCCTTAAATGAAGATCACATGAGCATCATTGCAAATGCAATTAATGAAGGAACTTACACTTGtatagtaaagaaaaaagaaagaatcctGACTACTTATTCCTGGAGAATCAGACTGAAGCACTAA